A portion of the Nitrospirota bacterium genome contains these proteins:
- the gmk gene encoding guanylate kinase codes for MKRENKGRLFIVSAPSGAGKTTLCQNLTGAGKTTTCQNRSSILQNLKHSVSYTTRPMRHGEINNRDYTFIKEDVFRRMARRDEFIEWAEVHGNLYGTSRKRLDAMLDKGIDVILDVDTQGARQIRKKYKDGIYIFILPPSLRALKERLKKRMCNSKEEIQRRLKRAVDEIREYKKYDYVIINTVFDTAIEEMKAIISSEKLRTDNIDPLWAKKNFLTRRVQ; via the coding sequence ATGAAGAGGGAAAATAAGGGGAGGCTGTTTATCGTCTCCGCTCCTTCAGGAGCAGGGAAGACTACTTTGTGCCAGAATCTAACAGGAGCAGGGAAGACCACTACATGTCAGAATCGCAGTTCAATACTCCAAAATCTGAAACATTCCGTTTCTTATACGACAAGGCCCATGAGACACGGGGAGATTAATAACAGGGATTATACGTTTATAAAGGAAGATGTGTTCCGGCGTATGGCAAGGAGAGATGAATTTATAGAGTGGGCAGAGGTTCATGGCAACCTGTATGGCACTTCCAGAAAGAGGCTTGACGCTATGCTGGATAAGGGCATAGACGTTATACTTGATGTAGATACGCAAGGGGCAAGACAGATAAGAAAAAAATACAAAGACGGTATTTATATTTTTATTCTCCCTCCCTCATTGAGAGCGCTTAAGGAGAGGCTTAAAAAAAGGATGTGCAATTCAAAAGAAGAAATACAAAGAAGGCTTAAAAGGGCAGTTGATGAGATACGGGAATACAAAAAATATGATTATGTTATAATAAACACCGTGTTTGACACGGCGATAGAGGAGATGAAGGCTATAATATCTTCGGAAAAGTTACGTACAGATAATATAGATCCATTATGGGCAAAGAAAAATTTTTTAACGCGGAGGGTGCAGTAA
- a CDS encoding phosphatidylserine decarboxylase family protein, with amino-acid sequence MKLASEGYPYIIIFAATTIVALLLGGKWMVIAPFVITVFMFYFFRDPERETPEGEGFFISPADGRIILIKDVFEKEHLKADVKEISIFMSPFNVHVNRAPCDGKIKNIQHNKGKFMAAYKDQASFKNENIEMTLDTKYGDILVRQVAGYVARRAVCRANTGDSLKRGERYGIIKFSSRLDVYLPKDTAIKVKLGDRVRAGETIIGVIEVRSLRFKNS; translated from the coding sequence ATGAAACTCGCATCTGAGGGTTATCCTTATATAATAATTTTTGCCGCCACAACAATTGTTGCTTTGTTATTAGGTGGAAAATGGATGGTAATAGCGCCATTCGTTATTACAGTTTTCATGTTTTACTTCTTCAGGGATCCTGAAAGGGAAACCCCGGAAGGAGAAGGGTTTTTTATATCTCCGGCAGACGGCAGGATAATCTTAATAAAAGATGTCTTTGAGAAAGAACACCTAAAGGCTGATGTAAAAGAAATAAGCATTTTCATGTCGCCATTCAATGTGCATGTGAACCGCGCGCCATGCGACGGAAAAATCAAAAACATACAGCACAATAAAGGCAAATTCATGGCTGCATATAAAGACCAGGCATCATTCAAAAATGAAAATATTGAGATGACGCTCGATACAAAATATGGCGATATACTTGTAAGACAGGTTGCAGGCTATGTTGCAAGAAGGGCAGTATGCAGGGCAAATACCGGAGACAGCTTAAAGCGCGGGGAGAGATACGGGATTATCAAATTCAGTTCAAGGCTTGATGTGTACCTGCCAAAAGACACCGCCATTAAGGTAAAATTAGGAGATAGGGTAAGGGCAGGAGAAACGATAATAGGCGTTATAGAAGTTAGAAGTTTAAGATTCAAAAACTCTTAA
- a CDS encoding DUF370 domain-containing protein, which translates to MKKGYLGPALVNIGFGNVVTASKVVAIVTPGSAPMKRLREEARKQGKLVDATEGRRTRSIIVTDSDHIILSALQVETITQRFFEGKTETDEEGK; encoded by the coding sequence ATGAAAAAAGGTTATTTAGGCCCGGCGCTTGTAAACATAGGATTCGGAAATGTAGTTACAGCATCAAAGGTTGTTGCTATAGTTACTCCCGGTTCTGCCCCGATGAAGCGGCTTAGAGAAGAGGCAAGAAAACAGGGCAAGCTTGTGGATGCAACAGAGGGAAGGCGGACCCGTTCCATAATAGTTACCGACAGCGACCATATTATACTCAGCGCCCTGCAGGTTGAGACCATTACGCAGAGATTTTTTGAAGGAAAGACTGAAACCGATGAAGAGGGAAAATAA
- the rpoZ gene encoding DNA-directed RNA polymerase subunit omega, translating to MDIISLPVEIDMKKIDGRYRLVMIASQRAKELSVGVKPKIQTKSKKVTAIAIEEAAQGKLEFLVGEEAIKAKEEAKKFDYRRLLEEKRREATPEELTELEKDLKVYLHEKETMDKKALEELFGEKQEEGIEE from the coding sequence ATGGATATTATTTCGCTTCCAGTAGAGATTGATATGAAGAAAATTGACGGCAGATACAGGCTTGTGATGATAGCTTCACAGAGGGCTAAAGAACTCTCTGTGGGTGTTAAACCAAAGATTCAGACAAAGTCAAAAAAAGTAACTGCCATAGCTATTGAAGAGGCAGCTCAGGGCAAGCTTGAGTTTCTCGTAGGTGAAGAGGCGATAAAAGCAAAAGAAGAGGCAAAGAAGTTTGATTACAGAAGGCTGCTTGAGGAGAAGAGAAGAGAAGCCACGCCTGAAGAACTAACGGAACTAGAGAAAGACCTGAAGGTATATCTGCACGAAAAAGAGACTATGGACAAGAAGGCGCTTGAAGAGCTTTTCGGTGAAAAACAAGAAGAAGGTATTGAAGAATAA
- the coaBC gene encoding bifunctional phosphopantothenoylcysteine decarboxylase/phosphopantothenate--cysteine ligase CoaBC — MKNKKKVLKNKKILLGVAGGVAAYKSVDLVRRLKDEGASVTVIMTDASKNFITPLSLEIASENRVCSGIFDDPMSHINLPREADLMLIAPATANIIGKFANGIADDLLSTCFLSFKGKVVIAPSMNWRMYDNPIFQENLRRLISYGVIQAGPDKGTLACGEEGIGRMADVSEIIETIKAAFSKKDFFKKKVIVTAGPTREYLDPVRFLSNRSSGKMGYAVARACIRRGAEVILISGPSCLEQPHGLKSFFRVETAQEMRDAMFKHLTETDVVIMAAAPADFSPEKKEKTKIHKTDKLLVNLRNTPDILSEIGKLKRRPLLVGFAAETGRRLDRAKKKLIQKNADIIVFNNVTAVGSGFDVDTNEITIITKNKELSLPLTTKDNAAEAILDAVSDAMKKQAKS, encoded by the coding sequence GTGAAAAACAAGAAGAAGGTATTGAAGAATAAGAAGATACTTCTGGGTGTAGCAGGCGGGGTAGCAGCTTATAAGTCTGTTGATTTAGTCAGAAGACTGAAAGATGAAGGGGCGTCAGTTACTGTAATAATGACTGATGCCTCAAAAAATTTTATTACCCCCTTGTCGCTTGAGATAGCTTCCGAAAACAGGGTCTGTTCAGGTATTTTTGACGACCCCATGTCCCACATAAATCTTCCCAGAGAGGCGGACCTTATGTTAATCGCTCCCGCCACTGCAAATATAATAGGCAAGTTTGCCAATGGAATAGCCGATGACCTGCTGAGCACATGCTTCCTTTCTTTTAAAGGGAAAGTTGTCATTGCTCCATCAATGAACTGGAGGATGTACGATAATCCTATTTTTCAGGAAAATCTCAGGCGTTTGATATCTTATGGCGTTATTCAGGCCGGTCCTGACAAGGGAACCCTTGCATGCGGAGAAGAAGGAATCGGAAGAATGGCTGATGTCAGTGAAATCATAGAGACAATAAAAGCAGCCTTCAGCAAGAAAGACTTTTTTAAAAAAAAAGTTATCGTAACCGCAGGGCCGACACGCGAATATCTTGACCCTGTAAGATTTCTTTCCAACAGGTCATCCGGCAAGATGGGGTATGCAGTTGCAAGGGCATGTATAAGAAGGGGCGCTGAAGTTATACTGATTAGCGGTCCGTCCTGTTTAGAGCAGCCTCATGGCTTGAAGTCATTTTTCCGTGTGGAGACAGCGCAGGAGATGAGAGATGCAATGTTTAAACACCTTACTGAGACTGATGTTGTTATAATGGCTGCGGCTCCGGCAGATTTCTCTCCGGAGAAGAAAGAAAAGACGAAGATACATAAAACCGATAAACTTCTTGTTAATCTCAGGAATACTCCGGATATCCTCTCAGAGATAGGAAAATTAAAAAGAAGACCATTGCTTGTGGGTTTTGCTGCGGAAACAGGCAGAAGGCTTGACAGGGCAAAGAAAAAGCTCATACAGAAAAATGCAGACATTATTGTTTTTAATAATGTTACGGCAGTTGGTTCCGGCTTTGATGTAGATACAAATGAGATAACGATTATAACAAAAAATAAAGAACTGTCATTGCCTCTGACGACAAAGGATAATGCTGCGGAGGCAATACTGGATGCTGTTTCAGATGCCATGAAAAAACAGGCTAAGTCCTGA
- the ilvC gene encoding ketol-acid reductoisomerase — MKLYYDKDAKKSVLKNKKIVIVGYGSQGHAHANNLKESGMDVTIGIRKGSSWEKAEKAGFKVQTPSEAAKKADIIMMLVPDEYAADIYKEEIAPNIRKGAYLAFAHGFNIHFGQIVPPHDVNVFMAAPKGPGHLVRSEYSKGSGVPCLIAIHQDPSKDTKAVALAYASGIGGGRAGIIETTFREETETDLFGEQVVLCGGLTSLILAGYETLVEAGYSPEMAYFECLHEVKLIVDLIHEGGISTMRYSISNTAQYGDLTRGPRIITEETKNEMKKILTEIQSGVFAKEWMLECKANKPVFNALTRKGEEHSIEEVGAKLRAMMPWLKKGKLVDKSKA; from the coding sequence ATCAAACTTTATTACGATAAAGATGCAAAGAAGAGCGTCCTTAAGAACAAAAAGATTGTCATTGTAGGATATGGCAGTCAGGGGCATGCACATGCCAATAATCTTAAAGAGAGCGGCATGGATGTGACCATCGGCATAAGAAAAGGCTCAAGCTGGGAAAAAGCAGAAAAGGCAGGTTTTAAGGTCCAAACGCCATCAGAAGCTGCAAAGAAAGCAGACATAATAATGATGCTTGTTCCTGATGAATACGCAGCAGACATTTATAAAGAAGAAATCGCCCCTAATATCAGGAAAGGAGCATATCTTGCATTTGCACATGGTTTTAACATACATTTCGGACAGATAGTGCCTCCTCATGATGTTAATGTTTTTATGGCGGCTCCCAAAGGCCCGGGGCATCTTGTAAGGTCAGAATACTCGAAAGGAAGCGGTGTCCCATGTCTTATCGCAATTCATCAGGATCCATCAAAAGATACAAAGGCTGTTGCGCTCGCTTATGCATCAGGCATCGGAGGCGGAAGGGCAGGGATAATAGAGACAACATTCAGAGAAGAAACTGAGACGGATCTCTTCGGTGAACAGGTCGTGCTCTGCGGCGGCCTTACCTCGCTAATTCTCGCAGGTTATGAAACACTTGTTGAGGCAGGTTATTCTCCTGAAATGGCATACTTTGAATGCCTCCATGAGGTAAAGCTTATTGTGGACCTCATACACGAGGGCGGTATATCCACAATGAGATATTCCATAAGCAACACCGCCCAGTATGGAGACCTGACAAGGGGGCCGAGGATAATAACGGAAGAAACCAAAAATGAAATGAAAAAGATACTCACAGAAATACAATCCGGCGTATTCGCAAAGGAATGGATGCTTGAATGCAAGGCAAACAAGCCTGTCTTTAACGCGCTCACCAGAAAAGGCGAAGAACACTCTATAGAAGAAGTAGGCGCAAAACTCAGAGCCATGATGCCGTGGCTCAAAAAAGGCAAGCTCGTAGATAAGTCAAAGGCATGA
- the pssA gene encoding CDP-diacylglycerol--serine O-phosphatidyltransferase produces MRKGIYILPNSLTMCGMFAGFYAILAALRGDYVPAAWAIMIAVVFDGLDGWIARLTNSTTRFGIELDSLSDLVSFGVAPAVILYKWSLLEFGRIGWAAAFLFVACGALRLARYNVQMGSTEKKSFTGMPIPAAASVVAATVIFYKEMNWSSPKSAFILFLAFVLSILMVSTLRFHGAKELDLKRRKPFWILVAVAVAFAIMIMHPEIALFVFAMIYLTAGIMENSYIYYKKFKNLPLTEGKQ; encoded by the coding sequence ATGAGAAAAGGAATATACATATTACCGAACAGCCTGACAATGTGCGGGATGTTCGCCGGATTTTACGCAATACTCGCAGCGCTGAGAGGCGACTACGTCCCCGCTGCATGGGCCATAATGATAGCTGTTGTCTTTGACGGCCTTGACGGCTGGATTGCGCGCCTCACAAACAGCACTACAAGATTTGGTATAGAGCTTGATTCTTTGTCAGACCTTGTATCATTTGGAGTTGCACCGGCTGTAATACTTTACAAATGGTCCCTTTTGGAGTTTGGAAGGATAGGATGGGCAGCAGCCTTCCTCTTTGTGGCATGCGGCGCTCTGAGACTTGCAAGGTATAATGTCCAGATGGGCTCTACTGAAAAAAAATCTTTTACAGGAATGCCCATCCCGGCAGCAGCGTCTGTTGTTGCAGCAACGGTTATCTTCTATAAGGAAATGAACTGGTCCAGTCCAAAAAGCGCTTTCATACTATTCCTCGCCTTCGTGCTGTCAATACTCATGGTCAGCACACTAAGATTTCATGGCGCAAAAGAGCTTGATTTAAAAAGGAGAAAACCTTTCTGGATACTCGTTGCCGTCGCTGTGGCCTTTGCCATTATGATCATGCATCCGGAGATAGCATTATTTGTTTTTGCAATGATATATCTAACTGCAGGCATAATGGAAAACTCATACATTTATTACAAGAAGTTTAAAAACTTACCGCTGACAGAGGGAAAACAATGA
- the rlmB gene encoding 23S rRNA (guanosine(2251)-2'-O)-methyltransferase RlmB gives MWIYGLNPVLEALRARRNIKEVYISSGRHEKLFLIKKETESRGIALRIVDVAFFNERFPKGHQGIAVKVSEKGYMDLYELLNIPEKKNEIPFFLILDCIEDPGNVGAILRSADAAGVHGVIVQEHRSAGLSPAVSKASAGAVEYVPVSQVSNIKHAISEMKERDITIIGAESGSGNMPWDVDFSVPAGLVIGSEGRGLRKTVSEKCDFVVSIPMRGRVNSLNVSVAGAVLMFEVLRQRVRKN, from the coding sequence ATGTGGATATATGGTTTAAATCCTGTTCTTGAGGCATTGAGAGCACGAAGGAATATAAAAGAGGTCTATATCTCCTCAGGACGGCATGAGAAGCTTTTCCTTATAAAAAAAGAAACAGAGAGCAGAGGGATTGCTCTCAGGATAGTTGACGTTGCTTTTTTTAATGAGAGATTTCCCAAGGGGCATCAGGGGATTGCAGTAAAGGTTTCTGAAAAAGGATATATGGATCTTTACGAACTCCTTAATATCCCTGAAAAGAAAAACGAAATCCCGTTTTTTCTAATCCTTGACTGTATAGAGGACCCCGGAAATGTAGGTGCGATCTTAAGGTCTGCTGATGCAGCAGGCGTGCATGGAGTGATTGTGCAGGAACACAGGTCTGCAGGATTAAGCCCTGCTGTATCAAAGGCATCTGCAGGCGCGGTCGAGTATGTACCGGTGTCACAGGTAAGTAATATAAAACATGCAATTTCTGAAATGAAGGAAAGAGATATTACAATAATAGGAGCTGAAAGCGGCTCAGGGAATATGCCATGGGATGTTGATTTCAGTGTGCCTGCCGGTCTTGTCATCGGTTCAGAGGGCAGAGGTTTAAGAAAGACAGTATCTGAAAAGTGTGATTTTGTTGTCAGTATCCCAATGAGGGGCAGGGTTAATTCCTTGAATGTTTCGGTTGCCGGCGCTGTGCTTATGTTTGAAGTTTTACGGCAAAGAGTTAGAAAAAATTAG
- a CDS encoding YicC family protein — translation MAMIQSMTGFGSAEKNGFRVEIRSLNHRFMDISMKLQQLSSEHEIPMRKMLKEKFARGKFDVSVSSAGDSKAGLKFNEELAKDVYESLKALQSRLSIPGAIEIQTLLSYKELFLAGRQEYDSGLLYGAFNEAMEQLEKMRVEEGRAIAEDISNMADRVESLNKGLWSIMPDVIADYKVKFHERLREILEGVEYDRDRVLQEVAIMIEKRDVTEELTRIDAHIKQFRKILQSGDIIGKQLDFLTQEFNREANTVASKAGDYRIANIIIEMKSEIEKIREQVQNIQ, via the coding sequence GTGGCTATGATACAGAGCATGACGGGATTCGGCTCAGCTGAAAAAAACGGTTTCAGGGTGGAGATACGCTCTCTGAATCACAGATTTATGGATATTTCCATGAAACTTCAGCAGTTATCGAGCGAGCATGAAATTCCCATGAGAAAGATGCTTAAGGAAAAGTTTGCCAGAGGCAAATTTGATGTTTCAGTTTCATCGGCGGGGGATAGCAAGGCAGGGCTTAAATTCAATGAGGAACTTGCTAAGGATGTATACGAAAGCCTTAAGGCCTTGCAATCACGGCTGTCAATACCGGGAGCCATAGAGATACAGACACTTCTAAGTTATAAAGAACTTTTCCTTGCCGGGAGGCAGGAATATGACAGCGGTTTGCTGTATGGCGCATTTAATGAGGCGATGGAGCAGCTTGAAAAGATGAGAGTCGAAGAAGGAAGGGCGATAGCAGAAGACATTTCTAATATGGCAGACAGAGTGGAGTCTCTCAACAAAGGCCTTTGGTCCATTATGCCTGATGTTATTGCGGATTATAAAGTTAAATTCCATGAGAGGCTGAGGGAGATTCTTGAGGGCGTGGAATATGACAGAGACAGAGTTTTACAGGAAGTTGCCATTATGATTGAAAAGAGAGATGTAACAGAAGAACTGACAAGGATAGATGCCCATATAAAGCAGTTCAGAAAAATTCTTCAAAGTGGTGATATAATAGGCAAACAACTGGATTTCCTGACACAGGAGTTCAACAGGGAAGCAAATACCGTTGCATCAAAGGCAGGCGATTATAGAATCGCTAATATTATCATAGAGATGAAGAGCGAGATAGAAAAGATAAGAGAACAGGTGCAGAATATACAATAG